A single genomic interval of Arctopsyche grandis isolate Sample6627 chromosome 8, ASM5162203v2, whole genome shotgun sequence harbors:
- the LOC143915195 gene encoding trypsin beta-like produces MLHFFEMFRFVVVLTLLVLANGDPLQRNHTRLAKHSGRIVGGQEAKIEQRPYQVSLITTDADDTNYLCGGSILSRRWILTAAHCLEGIKAVEVRAGSDHFAVGGFTVKTMKYKIHPQYNSATKDYDIAVLDLMTNILPINNKTIKAVALAPSGTNLPNGTAVTVSGFGTTREGGQVSETLMEVTINIVDRATCQKAYNTITSRMICAGVTGGGKDSCQGDSGGPLVRDSDNIQVGVVSFGIGCARKDYPGVYSNVSNLRSWIKSNTGV; encoded by the exons ATGTTGCACTTCTTCGAAATGTTCCGATTTGTTGTAGTCCTAACTCTTTTGGTTCTTGCAAATg GCGATCCTTTGCAAAGAAATCATACAAGGTTGGCGAAGCACTCAGGTCGAATAGTCGGAGGACAAGAAGCCAAAATAGAGCAGCGTCCTTATCAAGTGTCACTTATAACGACAGATGCAGATGATACTAATTATTTATGTGGAGGAAGTATTTTGAGTAGACGATGGATTCTTACAGCTGCTCATTGTCTTGAAGG aataAAGGCGGTCGAAGTTCGAGCTGGATCTGACCATTTCGCTGTTGGAGGTTTTACAGTTAAAACTatgaaatacaaaatacatCCCCAGTACAATTCAGCAACGAAAGATTACGACATAGCCGTTTTAGATTTGATGACGAACATTTTGCCGATCAACAACAAAACCATAAAAGCAGTAGCTTTGGCACCATCTGGAACAAACTTGCCTAATGGAACTGCAGTCACAGTATCCGGTTTTGGTACAACGAGA GAAGGTGGACAGGTTTCTGAAACGCTCATGGAAGTGACGATCAACATTGTCGACAGGGCTACGTGTCAAAAAGCTTATAACACTATTACGAGCAGAATGATATGTGCTGGAGTGACAGGAGGCGGAAAAGATTCATGCCAA GGTGATTCTGGAGGTCCTTTGGTAAGAGACAGCGATAATATTCAAGTTGGAGTGGTCTCCTTTGGCATAGGTTGTGCCAGGAAGGATTATCCCGGAGTCTACTCAAACGTTTCAAATCTGAGGAGTTGGATCAAATCAAACACAGgcgtgtaa